One segment of Niveibacterium microcysteis DNA contains the following:
- a CDS encoding rhodanese-like domain-containing protein produces the protein MGHLSDLLGLARDRGEKLGLSYSGALTPAEAFTVWQNAPGAVLVDVRTRAEWEWVGRVPNAVEIEWNSWPGGERNPHFLAQLMHQVDREALVLFLCRSGARSHNAAILAQQQGYTACYNILEGFEGDRDANGQRGHIGGWRHAGLPWIQG, from the coding sequence ATGGGACACCTTAGCGACCTGCTCGGCCTCGCCCGCGACCGCGGTGAAAAGCTTGGCCTCAGCTATTCCGGCGCGCTTACGCCCGCCGAAGCCTTCACCGTCTGGCAAAACGCGCCCGGCGCAGTGCTGGTGGATGTGCGTACCCGTGCGGAATGGGAATGGGTCGGTCGAGTGCCCAATGCGGTGGAAATCGAGTGGAACAGCTGGCCAGGCGGCGAGCGCAATCCGCACTTCCTGGCACAGCTCATGCACCAGGTCGATCGCGAGGCCCTTGTTCTGTTCCTGTGCCGCAGTGGCGCGCGATCGCACAACGCGGCGATCCTCGCCCAACAGCAGGGCTATACCGCCTGCTACAACATTCTGGAAGGCTTCGAAGGCGACCGCGATGCGAACGGTCAGCGTGGCCACATCGGCGGCTGGCGTCACGCCGGCTTGCCATGGATCCAAGGCTGA
- the nadA gene encoding quinolinate synthase NadA, whose product MQVAPISFDRFNTLRDEEAQERIRAARARLGKKAVLLVHHYQRADVYQHADLTGDSLRLSHLAGQSDADYIVFCGVHFMAEVADILSNPHQISILPDLAAGCSMADMANLAKVERCWRELTEVLGESPDAQITPVTYINSAADLKAFCGDHGGIVCTSSNARTILDWSFAQRPKILFFPDQHLGRWTAHTMGIPLEEMVVWDPDQEYGGLTPEQIRNAKMLLWKGHCSVHQMFQPAHILRWRNKYPDGIVISHPESPFEVCRQSEHVGSTEYIIKTIKAAPSGTRWLVGTELNLVSRLAEEVKADGKIVEFMSPTVCMCSTMQRIDPQHLAWTLENLADGNIVNRISVPDHEAKLAKLALDRMLAVS is encoded by the coding sequence ATGCAAGTTGCCCCCATCAGCTTTGACCGCTTCAACACCCTGCGCGACGAAGAGGCCCAGGAGCGCATTCGCGCCGCGCGCGCGCGCCTCGGCAAGAAGGCCGTGCTGCTGGTGCACCACTACCAGCGCGCCGACGTGTATCAGCACGCCGACCTGACCGGCGATTCGCTACGCCTATCGCACCTGGCCGGCCAGTCTGACGCGGACTACATCGTGTTCTGCGGTGTGCACTTCATGGCCGAAGTCGCGGACATCCTCTCCAACCCGCATCAGATCTCGATCCTCCCCGACCTCGCCGCAGGCTGTTCGATGGCCGACATGGCCAACCTGGCGAAAGTGGAGCGCTGCTGGCGCGAGCTGACCGAAGTGCTGGGCGAATCGCCCGATGCGCAGATCACGCCGGTCACCTACATCAACTCGGCGGCTGACCTGAAGGCATTCTGCGGGGATCATGGCGGCATCGTCTGCACTTCGTCGAACGCACGCACGATTCTCGACTGGAGCTTTGCGCAGCGCCCGAAGATCCTCTTCTTCCCGGATCAGCACCTTGGCCGCTGGACGGCCCACACGATGGGCATTCCGCTCGAAGAGATGGTCGTGTGGGATCCGGATCAGGAATACGGCGGCCTGACACCGGAGCAGATCCGCAACGCGAAGATGCTGCTGTGGAAGGGCCACTGCTCGGTGCACCAGATGTTCCAGCCGGCGCACATCCTGCGCTGGCGCAACAAGTACCCGGACGGCATCGTGATCTCGCACCCGGAGAGCCCGTTCGAAGTCTGCCGCCAATCGGAGCACGTCGGCTCGACCGAGTACATCATCAAGACCATCAAGGCTGCACCGTCCGGCACCCGCTGGCTGGTGGGCACCGAACTGAACCTCGTCAGCCGCCTGGCCGAGGAAGTGAAGGCCGACGGCAAGATCGTCGAATTCATGTCGCCGACGGTCTGCATGTGTTCGACGATGCAGCGCATCGACCCGCAGCACCTGGCCTGGACCCTTGAAAACCTGGCTGACGGCAACATCGTCAACCGCATCAGCGTGCCAGACCACGAAGCCAAGCTCGCCAAGCTGGCGCTCGATCGCATGCTTGCGGTGTCCTGA